TGAAgttgatatttcaataattaaccGCTTATCTTCATATATTTACAATCCAGATTTtaagatttcaaaaaaaagtaCACTCAATGTATGGaaattgtgttatatataaataattagatttttatatatttttttcattttattttaggttagTCAGCCTCAGTTTAATGAAGTAATTGAATCTGTCaatgatacaaatataaattgcactttaaattttagttatctGGCTATTAAGTTTCGGTaagaaattattgtaattatttagtgatattaatacatttttatataagtaactatttatgtattagaTTTCCTGTTCCTGATTTACGACCCCTAAGTGATATAAATCGATTACCATGGTGGAAACGTATATTAAGAGATGATATTTTATGGTTGTACTTGTCTGACGTTGAGGGTTCATTTACAAAAACATCACAACAAACTGTTACTACCGGTTATGAATTGCAATGTCGGTCTATTGAAGCTCTATTTCAAGAAGGAAacaccaataatataattcccaTTGCCAAATGTAAAGGAATTGATGatgaattaaaatctatttcaaTGGATGTTAAACGCAGACCAAAGTAACTActtgttattttaaagtttataactattatttttttattaagtagaaATAGGTCAAACCacagttattactttattagagTTACTTTTTTCTGTCATATGGTTTACTTTTGTATGAATTAATACAgtcaagtttaaaaattaaattaaattttttaatatttttttgaaaataattagtaaattaagttacatttagtaataattagttaacaaatattaagattaatgaaaaatatattaccaatTACTTCTTTTtcaatcttaaaattataaaaattgtctaaccaaaagtaaaatatctatttatatatttttttttaagattaattttaagactaTGTCCAGTTGTTAATACTGAAGACGAAAGGGATAATGGCAATTTGAACGTTGAACAGAACATGACAAGTAGTGTGTATGTTGAGTCAAGTAGAAAACCATCACCATTTGCttccaaaaaaattatgagaCAAAGAAATCATCATTCTGATGGTCAAGAACATGAACGAAAATTAGGTGATGGGGAAATACAAGTAGTTCCCGGTTCTAGAGAAGAAATTATggaatttgttgaaaataccAATGCTAATTCTAAAGTGTATTTGGATATAAATGTACCATGTCTATTTGTCACATTACCTTCCAAACATCTATATGAAACTATTTACAACAGGTtaataacacttttttttacaataattccatacataaaataaatttttcttttttttagatttacaaATGATTTATTCTTTTGGTCTCCATCATTTCCAACTCCTGCATCATCTAGAAGTGATATTAATcgattatcaaatatattggATAAGACTCGTTATTTTGCACCTTGTAAATCTGGAATTCAGTTTGGTAAGTGTTATAACACGttttaagattaatatttttcattaatgcgTATAACTTTACAAATTAGATTCAGAAAGTGAATCAGAAGATGAaacatctaataattattattcatgtggacaaattaatatgaatattgctgatcctattattaaaagaacTGAATTTTGTCTTAATTTGAATGTGTCACAAGGCTTGTTTACTGTTGTCACACAATCTAGggtaattatcaattatataagttatgttaatgttcataaataagaaaattataaaagaattttgtgatgatatattttaactaaccataaatattttgataggaCCGTTCTGGGCGAGTTATACCAGAACATTATGGTGAATTACAAATTGCTTTTGATGatctttatttatacactGCAGCTGGATATGAAAATACACCcagacataattttatttgtatacaagcTAATAAATTCTGCTTCAGTCACGAAAGTAAGTTTCAAACTTGATTTGATGATCAATAACTATTGATTTGaggtttatgtatattttaataaaaattttaacttagatTTTTCTGCAAATGGTACtgatattttgaattcaaaagAAGTAGTatgtcgaaaaaataaatcattacaacGTGTGTTGTACAAAATACCAGATGGTATGGATTTTAAAGAACGATCTGATATTAATAAGTCTGATATGTTGACAGTTGTGGTTGAAATATCTGTTTGCAatcatataaaagtaatattatttattaattaatgataattaaatcattttatttttataaattatttatatgatgtaGACAATAAGAGTAGCAAATGAAATTTATGGTACCACTTTGAGGCATATATTTAGTGTTGTTGCACAGAGTTGGTATTATCAATTATCCGATTTCTTTGATGTTGTGGATTATCCTGTTGCTGGATATGAATCACCTCATGTAATCACTGAATTACATCAACATTTTAGGGAttgtatcattgattataggtaagtaattaattataagtttaattatatataattgaatacattatttaaccatttaaattgtacaggCCACTCCATTTACCATATCAATGTGTGCTTACTATtggtaattttagtttatcaaGTAATATTGTTGCAAGATCTAAAGCATCAACTCTTCAAATTGTATCTGAAGATGTAGCTTTCTTTATTTCTGCTCGTTTGTCTAAATCagaaaatttagatttagtGTCgcattatatttgtgtaatgGACTTGGGCGTTTTTGAACTTTCTTTAAAGCTTAGCAAATGCTCTAAACAGTCAAATGATTTAATACAACCCGAAGTTGATTTAAGAATGGCTGtgaatgttatacatataagaaCTTGTGCAGACTCTGCATTTGCTTTTTGCCGTATACTCAGTTATTTGGCTTCTGATGGTGATAAAAGTTCTGTAGAAGAACAAGCAACTGAGTTTGAAGGAGTTGACCAAGAAGATCCTGTTTTGCTAGATCAAGCTGATTCTGACAACAATTCATTATCAAGTCTTATAATGGAAGCTATGCACGAAGAAACtacaaatcttaaaaaacctaaaaatctgGGAGATTCagttaaaaaacaaagttcaaaTCAGCCAACTTCAAGTCAAAGTGATAAAGGaattgaagtattttattttccggATGAAACCAATAAAATAGTCACCCCTTTGGATAATGAACCGCTATTGCAATATGAAGTAGAAGacgattttattgaaaaagaattttgttttgttgaaCACGAAGTTGGTTCGGGAAAAAtggtatgattttaaattaatcgtaaaatatacccaattttgaattattaatttttcattaattgtaattagcCTCGAAGTAACATACCAGAAGTGCGTATGTTAACAGACACACAATTACGTTTGGTTAACAACTATTTTAAAGCCCCAGTTGGAAAAATTGATATGCTACAGGCTCCTAAAGAATATCCAATGCCAGtagttaaatatacattacgaGAAATGACTCTAATTTGGCATATTTATGGTGGAACTGATTTTAGTACTAAAACTATTCATAATGAACTAACCAAACATGTCACTATAGTATCAGAAACGTAagtacatttaaatgtatattagtatattaaataaaaattaagttattgtattaataaaatggtgGGTACTTTGATTAGGAATTCTTGTCCAACTTCTCCAAATACATTAAGACCTTCTCTTTCTCGGTATTATTCTCAAACCAATATAAATTCACAggtaattgattataatttttttttaattatggttcaaatcatatatttttaattctctttttattagaaaaatcctACTTCAAAAAAAGGATCCAATACATCTCAAGCTAGGACAAGATTTTGTTGCAGTGTTTTACCTACCAGTTGGCAGGCAAAGGGTGGTAGTGGAAGACAACATCATGTGTTAATGCAACTCCAATTAAataaggtatattttaatgttgtatgtataaattaaaatataaaattaagacaattgtattattaggtACGATTCCAGCATGAAATTTACCCAACACATACAAAGCAAGCAATGAGGCAAGTGATTCTGATTCAAGACTTAGAAATTCGTGACAAACTTGCATCGTCaaacatcaataaatttttatatctctACTCAAGTGAAGCGATGCCTAAACAACAGGATGCAAATATGGTAAATGAGGtggatagattttttttttttcaaaaaataatttaaatacaaattttaatagtttgttGCCAAAGCTGCTCATACACGACCCGATTCCAATCTAAAGGTTCAAGAATGTTGTGTCAAGGTGTCCATGTTACCATTAAGACTTAACATTGATCAAGATTCATTGATATTCCTAATCTCAtttgtaaatcaatttaatgcaCTTGGTCAAAAAACCAAAGATGGTAATATAACTTTTCTCTACTTTatcgaattttgattttttttttttaatctttgttCTTTGTAGAAGTAATGGCTGAAAAGAAAATACCCACAAAATCAGAAGAACCAATTATGACATTTGGAAACACAGTTGATGGCCAGCAGGATATTGCACCTAACCCATTGATTCAATTAAATGATGAATTTGATCAGCATTTTGGATTAAAAGATATACCTGTTATTCCCAAACCAGATGCTAGCCCAAGTCCAAGTGACAGTAAAGCTCCTGTTTACATAAGACAATTTGTGTTTTCTCCAGATGTTACTATACGTTTAGATTATGAAGGACGACATATTGATTTGAGACAAGGTTCTTTGGCTGGTTTACTAATGGGATTAGCACAGCTCAACTGTTCAGAGATCACTTTGAAACGTATTGTTCATAAGCATGGGtaagaaaacataataatcttcttaaatgttttatgatcatagatttatattagttattgaattatatagtttacttGGATTCGACAAACTATTGACATATGTTACTCAGGAATGGTtacaagatataaaaaaacatcagCTTCCATCATTACTTGGTGGTGTAGGTCCAATGTATTCGTTTGTCAGACTAATACAAGGCTTCAGAGATCTAGTGCAACTTCCTATTGAACAATACCAAAAAGATGGTAGGATAGTCAGAGGTTTACAAAGAGGTGCTAATTCATTTACTACATCTACAGCAATGGCAGCTCTTGAAATAGCCACCAGAATTGTAAATCTTATTCAGGTTTGTATGAGTGTTCCTTTAAAGGTGTTAATAGAaggcatttatatttataattattttatagagggTAGCCGAAACTACTTATGACATGGTAAACCCAGGACCTAGTATGCGGCAACTAAGACTACAAGAAGGTAAGAAGAGAAATCGTCCCAATAAACGTTCACATCCTGCCGACATTCGAGAAGGAGTAACGACTGCTGTTATGTTGGTTAAAGaagttagtatttaaattactcttatataatactattgattataaatatttataatctatagtaATACTTACTAGCAATGTCATGAAACTAGGTGTGACCCCAGGGCTTATAGGACGTAGGGCCTCTTAAatgtagatattaaattattaaatactaaataataaatattgatgataGAAAGAATCTGATGCTATAGAATTgttttcgtattttaaatcaaattaattacataattataatttaaatttataaaatatatataaacagtattttttttaatgaaattataatgattttgtaGCTCCTGAGGGCcccaacataaatatattactacttATTAGTTGTTAATTAGAATATCTATATGATTGCACTTTATAATGGTTTGAAATCAATgaacattcttttttttactgataGTCAGTGAAAGTGgcagaatttttttcaattggtagataatattattttcaataatcattGGAAGAAATAGAGCtaatgtatttcaatattattgttattcttccacttaattttaataaacatattttctcatactacaaaatatacctaataaaatatataaatgaattactttttaaaagccttggtaatttaattaaaatgattcaaaatataaagcaTTGTCTTAAGTCATGTTATATATAACTGAAACACTTTTAGACATttagcatttaaatttaatttcagttGTCAATATAAATGCGagatgaaacaaaatatatagggGGAGGAGCACTTAATCCTTCAGCCTCAGTTTAATTTCCCAGTGTTtgttaaatatgtacattggtatggtaaatcaaatacattaaaaaatatgattaacttttaagtagctatttatgaaaatataaaaagataaaaataaatatgtaactcGCTGAGTATTATTCAAAGTTATATTGCATTGgaatcataaattatgaaaattaatcttattaaatttagtcccatactatatttaataatttcaaaaaagtgttcttaggtataaattcatacaattatcctattgtttatttctagaaaaaaaaattgtatttgtctgggtgaatttaatattactgttcTATATTGTACTCTTTTAGGGTCTTGGTGAAACAGCACAAACTATAGTAAGAGTGGCAAGTGAAGAGCACGAAAACAAGGGTACTGCTGGTATGGTTGGTGGTGTTATGCGGCAAATACCTCCTACTGCCCTTACACCCATTATACTTGCTAGTCAAGCAACGTGCAATGTACTTCAAGGTGTTCGTTGTCAACTGGCACCGGATGCCCGTGTTGAAGCAATGCAAAAATGGAGGTGCGACTAAACATCGACTACATATCAAAGaccaaaatacttttattatatattttcatatattttttaattttatgattcatttttgcattttgtttttaacaatcAAAACTTTTGTCTgacaattgtataatagaaTGTGATCGTAgtatatttttgcaaaacCTATAGCACGTtctacgtattttatttttgaagaaaaaaactatattgaaTGGTTAACAGTTGTACATGAACTACTGAGACaccaaatgataaatatagtaaaaacgaAGATgcaatctattatatattttttttttctaattctaGTGCCATAGTATTGTGGTTCCATTATTCTTAGTCTGTTTAAGACATAAGTGTTTTGATTtgttatatgttaaattttatactattaaccagatgtttaatttgtcattttgaacattttgtaCAGAAAATAggagaaaaattaaaagcattcattttgatgattatttttttgtatttttttgttacagtATTAATACACTTGGTTAgtaatatcattgattaatttaaattaatttaatcaatgataatacaCGAGtgcaaaaaacattttaaattgtaaccaGTAAAAGAACTCATAAGTTaagcttataaataaacataaatactgCAGGGAAGACTTCaaggaatattattttcttatttccaAAAAGTGTTTGTATATCACAGCTGTCTATTCCTTGTAAATAATGGggattaatacatatttcttGTGTTATTAATGGTCATGAAGTAATATGAATTACgattatgaacaatttttttacttatatattacgtatatatttatagcagCTTGTAGGAGCtcaaagattatttatttataattaatataatttgaatgtatACTAATGTCACtaatgtgaataatatataattcctGAACTCAATTCACCATTATAACTTATTCACTATAGTTATTTtgagtattaaataatcaagtaTCCAAATAAGATAAAgtccaattaattttatttaacatttaacaatttgatacattattgttacttTTCCAGGCACATTCTTCATTAGCTTTCCATACTCCACTGCCGTCTTCGTActgttcttttttaaaaatgggaACTGTAGTTTTTAGTCTGTCAAGTATAAATGATACGGCTTCTTGAGCGTGTTTGCGATGAGGAGATGATGCAGCAATCACTACACCAGCTTCTCCTACTTTTACTTCGCCAATCCTTGTATAGAATAGAGGTTATTAAACaggcaatattaattatacttaaaaagctAAGATATAACCTATCAATGTAATTTATCAATTCTTTAAATTACCTGTGATGTATTGCAATGTTCACAACTTCAGGCCATTTTTGTCTAGTCAACACAGTGATACTTTTCATTTGATTCAATGCCATTGACTCGTAAgcttcataatataatgtttttactttattcCCATTAAAGTGTTCTCTAGTTGTTCCaacaaatattgatatagCTCCACATTGCGGCAAGTTGACAGAATTCATAGCAGAGCCAATGTCCAGTTCAGAattcagaatttttaaatcagtcattttttttaacctgaCAACAAATTCAATTACTAGAAATCCTAGTTTTATAAGAAAActgttttgaattaaatttattaactagTTTAATACCTCCACTTATTGGTGGGATAACAGCCACAGTGTCCTTTTCTCTTAAGGTAATTTGCAAATCATCAGATATATAACTCTCATTTAcagctaatataaatatatttcctattgacaataaattaaattgatctaTTAACATGGAACGTAAATCGTGTCCAAATAAGGTTTGTGGCAATTGAACAGTTGTACTCTTAACTTTAGATAATTCACGAGCTTGagcaaaaaatacaattgtaacATTTACCACAGTCATCACCTaagcacataaaatatacaaaataatttatttttaaattctaatgaaTTTGAAAGGTATTTATCGGTTACCCTACCACTACTAGCCAGTATCAGATTGTT
This sequence is a window from Rhopalosiphum maidis isolate BTI-1 chromosome 1, ASM367621v3, whole genome shotgun sequence. Protein-coding genes within it:
- the LOC113559105 gene encoding autophagy-related protein 2 homolog B, whose translation is MSWFNFCTENLQKRCCRYLLQRYVGRFLEHKIESDQLSINVLDGAVSIEDIVLDVQALNDVGDEHQLPFEFVKGSVQKISLSVPWRNMLKESSVIHIEGLSLTVRPNVKETEGIPSSMLESVWSSMSNSVYSSPDSDYEESFDNAPESEQVSGLEVFTQAIESILNRIKVKFSNTVIKLEYMPDFMKLGLGLQLHIISLDYIDEVADESKEGILYDSLAFLTKKLIIEGVFLQTYEFKSPKPSNEKSNSRVNMTEPITIAELTGTQIIRMVLKHNPSLPGPKLSLEINFGPLNVICSPRQLYLVIEILRGISKPLIEQKLSAPVQKPMTESDFNRIELDLFNHVDTRPDADVGLRGMQGWSNLQDDEEEFFPLQGAKSKAFAPSMNSSMTSSMSSVASSKSEVSSRHTKHRHKGKNEWLGETNHFNIQLTSLCVALLHDDILAVCPETDVITQCSLNEMRKISHQYLMAVQNTDIIKDYDKITKSLERNHLKLVATNVILEGDEKTNETVKDVNIIASGSDVLLMEVLVESIEEPTLYIPILKFVQNGKCSPKISNISCQQPDIQIQFKHNTKSTRYCNPVTSEIKITMQEAFSEVDISIINRLSSYIYNPDFKISKKSTLNVSQPQFNEVIESVNDTNINCTLNFSYLAIKFRFPVPDLRPLSDINRLPWWKRILRDDILWLYLSDVEGSFTKTSQQTVTTGYELQCRSIEALFQEGNTNNIIPIAKCKGIDDELKSISMDVKRRPKLILRLCPVVNTEDERDNGNLNVEQNMTSSVYVESSRKPSPFASKKIMRQRNHHSDGQEHERKLGDGEIQVVPGSREEIMEFVENTNANSKVYLDINVPCLFVTLPSKHLYETIYNRFTNDLFFWSPSFPTPASSRSDINRLSNILDKTRYFAPCKSGIQFDSESESEDETSNNYYSCGQINMNIADPIIKRTEFCLNLNVSQGLFTVVTQSRDRSGRVIPEHYGELQIAFDDLYLYTAAGYENTPRHNFICIQANKFCFSHENFSANGTDILNSKEVVCRKNKSLQRVLYKIPDGMDFKERSDINKSDMLTVVVEISVCNHIKTIRVANEIYGTTLRHIFSVVAQSWYYQLSDFFDVVDYPVAGYESPHVITELHQHFRDCIIDYRPLHLPYQCVLTIGNFSLSSNIVARSKASTLQIVSEDVAFFISARLSKSENLDLVSHYICVMDLGVFELSLKLSKCSKQSNDLIQPEVDLRMAVNVIHIRTCADSAFAFCRILSYLASDGDKSSVEEQATEFEGVDQEDPVLLDQADSDNNSLSSLIMEAMHEETTNLKKPKNLGDSVKKQSSNQPTSSQSDKGIEVFYFPDETNKIVTPLDNEPLLQYEVEDDFIEKEFCFVEHEVGSGKMPRSNIPEVRMLTDTQLRLVNNYFKAPVGKIDMLQAPKEYPMPVVKYTLREMTLIWHIYGGTDFSTKTIHNELTKHVTIVSETNSCPTSPNTLRPSLSRYYSQTNINSQKNPTSKKGSNTSQARTRFCCSVLPTSWQAKGGSGRQHHVLMQLQLNKVRFQHEIYPTHTKQAMRQVILIQDLEIRDKLASSNINKFLYLYSSEAMPKQQDANMFVAKAAHTRPDSNLKVQECCVKVSMLPLRLNIDQDSLIFLISFVNQFNALGQKTKDEVMAEKKIPTKSEEPIMTFGNTVDGQQDIAPNPLIQLNDEFDQHFGLKDIPVIPKPDASPSPSDSKAPVYIRQFVFSPDVTIRLDYEGRHIDLRQGSLAGLLMGLAQLNCSEITLKRIVHKHGLLGFDKLLTYVTQEWLQDIKKHQLPSLLGGVGPMYSFVRLIQGFRDLVQLPIEQYQKDGRIVRGLQRGANSFTTSTAMAALEIATRIVNLIQRVAETTYDMVNPGPSMRQLRLQEGKKRNRPNKRSHPADIREGVTTAVMLVKEGLGETAQTIVRVASEEHENKGTAGMVGGVMRQIPPTALTPIILASQATCNVLQGVRCQLAPDARVEAMQKWRCD
- the LOC113559106 gene encoding molybdopterin synthase catalytic subunit 1-like isoform X1, which translates into the protein MTDLKILNSELDIGSAMNSVNLPQCGAISIFVGTTREHFNGNKVKTLYYEAYESMALNQMKSITVLTRQKWPEVVNIAIHHRIGEVKVGEAGVVIAASSPHRKHAQEAVSFILDRLKTTVPIFKKEQYEDGSGVWKANEECAWKSNNNVSNC
- the LOC113559106 gene encoding molybdopterin synthase sulfur carrier subunit-like isoform X3 — encoded protein: MTVVNVTIVFFAQARELSKVKSTTVQLPQTLFGHDLRSMLIDQFNLLSIGNIFILAVNESYISDDLQITLREKDTVAVIPPISGG
- the LOC113559106 gene encoding molybdopterin synthase sulfur carrier subunit-like isoform X2, with product MAYSLTSPSFVFRMLNGKILIKRSFCFLSYHSDLQLFVKVMTVVNVTIVFFAQARELSKVKSTTVQLPQTLFGHDLRSMLIDQFNLLSIGNIFILAVNESYISDDLQITLREKDTVAVIPPISGG